One window from the genome of Desulfovibrio legallii encodes:
- the gcvH gene encoding glycine cleavage system protein GcvH, giving the protein MASNPTDLLYSQSHEWARLEGDEAVVGITFFAQESLGDITYVELPAMGDVLSEDKEFGTVESVKAASDLISPVSGTVTAVNTALENTPELCNSDPYGQGWLVRVKLSQKPGGLIDAAAYEAHCASAAH; this is encoded by the coding sequence ATGGCCAGCAATCCCACGGACCTTTTGTACAGCCAAAGCCACGAATGGGCGCGCCTTGAAGGCGACGAAGCCGTTGTGGGCATCACCTTTTTTGCTCAGGAATCCCTGGGCGACATCACCTATGTGGAGCTGCCCGCCATGGGCGACGTCCTGAGCGAAGACAAGGAATTCGGCACCGTGGAATCGGTCAAGGCCGCCAGCGACCTGATCTCGCCCGTTTCCGGCACGGTGACGGCCGTCAACACGGCTCTGGAAAACACCCCGGAGCTCTGCAACAGCGATCCTTACGGCCAGGGCTGGCTGGTGCGGGTGAAGCTCAGCCAGAAGCCCGGCGGCCTCATAGACGCCGCGGCCTACGAGGCGCACTGCGCCTCTGCGGCCCACTAG
- the gcvPA gene encoding aminomethyl-transferring glycine dehydrogenase subunit GcvPA, translated as MPYIPHTPEELKEMLKVVGVRALDDLFADIPADMRPRRFDLPKGQSEAAVCAYFEALAARNRTDLTSFLGAGYYAHDIPKAVDALAGRSEFYTAYTPYQAECSQGTLQAIFEFQTAVSRLMEMDCANASVYDGGSALFEAAMMAVRSTKRRVLVVDEAVNPIWRVMLATYISNLDVELKTVRQENGVSRVEALKAAIDDQTAAVLVQNPNFFGAVTDFTEVFAAARAHKAFGIISVYPVMQAVLKTPGEMGADVAVAEGQSLGLPLAFGGPYLGLMACRKEHIRQFPGRIVGRTKDVDGKTGYVLTLQAREQHIRRAKATSNICSNQALCALRALIHMSLLGPEGLTRLAENNMALARYAVERLTALKGVELLNDAPYGTEVALRLPVPAARLTETLTAHGCVPGYAVGRYYPDMENVLLLACTEQNSRAQIGMLAEAVGGLL; from the coding sequence ATGCCGTATATCCCCCACACGCCTGAAGAGCTCAAGGAAATGCTCAAGGTCGTGGGCGTGCGCGCGCTGGACGATCTGTTTGCCGACATCCCGGCCGACATGCGTCCCCGCCGGTTCGACCTGCCCAAAGGGCAAAGCGAAGCCGCCGTATGCGCCTATTTTGAAGCGCTTGCCGCCCGCAACCGCACGGACCTCACGTCCTTTCTGGGCGCCGGCTACTACGCCCACGATATCCCCAAGGCCGTGGACGCCCTGGCCGGGCGCAGCGAGTTCTACACCGCCTACACCCCCTACCAGGCCGAGTGCTCCCAGGGCACCCTGCAGGCTATTTTTGAATTTCAGACGGCCGTAAGTCGCCTGATGGAAATGGACTGCGCCAACGCCTCGGTTTACGACGGCGGCTCCGCCCTGTTCGAGGCGGCCATGATGGCCGTGCGCAGCACCAAGCGCCGCGTGCTGGTGGTGGACGAGGCCGTGAACCCCATCTGGCGGGTCATGCTGGCCACCTACATCTCCAACCTGGATGTGGAGCTTAAAACCGTGCGGCAGGAAAACGGCGTGAGCCGCGTGGAAGCCCTCAAAGCCGCTATAGACGACCAGACAGCCGCCGTACTGGTGCAGAACCCCAACTTTTTCGGCGCGGTAACGGACTTTACGGAAGTTTTTGCCGCAGCGCGCGCGCACAAGGCCTTCGGCATCATCTCCGTATACCCGGTCATGCAGGCCGTGCTCAAAACCCCTGGCGAAATGGGCGCGGATGTGGCCGTGGCCGAAGGCCAGAGCCTGGGCCTGCCCCTTGCCTTCGGCGGCCCCTACCTGGGGCTGATGGCCTGCCGCAAAGAGCATATCCGCCAGTTCCCCGGCCGCATCGTGGGCCGCACCAAGGATGTGGACGGCAAAACGGGCTATGTGCTCACCCTTCAGGCGCGGGAGCAGCACATCCGCCGGGCCAAGGCCACCTCCAACATCTGCTCCAATCAGGCCCTCTGCGCCCTGCGCGCCCTCATCCACATGAGCCTGCTGGGGCCGGAGGGGCTCACCCGCCTGGCTGAAAACAACATGGCTCTCGCCCGCTACGCCGTGGAGCGCCTCACCGCCCTCAAAGGCGTGGAGCTGCTCAACGACGCGCCCTACGGCACGGAGGTGGCCCTGCGCCTGCCCGTGCCCGCCGCCCGCCTGACGGAGACCCTCACCGCCCACGGCTGCGTGCCGGGCTATGCCGTGGGCCGCTATTACCCGGACATGGAAAACGTGCTGCTGCTGGCCTGCACGGAGCAGAACAGCCGCGCTCAGATCGGCATGCTCGCCGAAGCCGTGGGAGGTCTGCTGTGA